One Trichoderma asperellum chromosome 5, complete sequence genomic region harbors:
- the CYM1 gene encoding Mitochondrial presequence protease, variant 2 (MEROPS:MER0015270): protein MLPRTLSNFMNAMTASDHTFYPFATTNEQDFKNLMSVYLDATLHPLLKQSDFQQEGWRIGPENPTAEDAEGKKLVFKGVVYNEMKGQMSDAGYLYYIRFHDHIFPDINNSGGDPQKITDLTYEQLKNFHAENYHPSNAKLFTYGDMPLADHLQEVDARLQAFEKIAKDKVIHLPIELDGPREVTLHGPLDPLVAPDRQYKTSVSWITGDTTDVVESFSVSLLSTLLMDGYGSPLYRGLIEAGMGADWSPNAGYDSYAKRGIFSIGLTGVQESDVPKIKGKIQEILRDARNKGFDQGKIDGTLHQLELALKHKTSTFGYSMLNRLKPKWFNGSDPFDSLAWNDTIAAFQAKMAEGGYLEGLMDKYLLNDNTLTFTMAPSATFGDDLIAEEQARLSSKIQDAVNKAGSEESARQQFEKQEQELLVEQNKTNTEDLSCLPTVHVKDIPRSKEPTVVRDEIANGIPIQWREAPTNGLTYFRAINTLENLPDDLRELIPLFTDSIMRLGTKDMTMEQLEDLIKLKTGGVSVGYHSTPSPIDYTQSSEGIIFTGMALDRNVPVMYDILRKLVQETDFDSPEASLRIRQLLQASADGVVNDIASSGHRFAMGHAESSLTRSAWLRQQIGGLSQVKLVTSLTSRPESDQLEDVIGKLKKIQTFALTSGKMRTALTCGTENVQENLNSLKSFTGGLPQEASGVASKGPSPLPKDSKAFFPLPYQVYYGGLSVATTSYTSPEGAPLQILAQLLTHKHLHHEIREKGGAYGGGAYSKALDGLFGFYSYRDPNPQNTLSIMRNAGRWAVEKEWSDRDLEEAKISVFQGVDAPKSVNQEGMARFLSGITDEMKQKKREQLLDVTKDQVRAVAQKFLVEPIEKGEERTTFLGEKQGWVDGTWTVHEMNVNGSQE from the coding sequence atgctGCCCCGGACGCTTTCCAACTTCATGAATGCGATGACAGCTTCAGACCACACCTTTTATCCCTTTGCGACGACGAACGAACAGGATTTCAAGAACCTCATGTCAGTGTATCTCGACGCAACACTCCATCCTCTGTTGAAGCAATCCGACTTTCAGCAGGAGGGCTGGCGAATCGGGCCTGAGAACCCGACGGCAGAGGACGCGGAGGGAAAGAAGCTTGTCTTCAAGGGCGTTGTGTATAATGAGATGAAGGGACAGATGTCGGATGCGGGATATCTCTACTACATTCGATTCCACGACCATATCTTCCCCGACATCAACAACTCTGGCGGCGACCCGCAAAAGATTACGGATTTGACCTATGAGCAGCTGAAGAATTTCCATGCCGAAAACTATCATCCAAGTAATGCGAAGCTGTTTACCTATGGAGATATGCCCCTGGCAGACCACCTGCAGGAGGTTGACGCCAGGTTGCAGGCTTTTGAGAAGATTGCCAAGGACAAGGTTATTCATTTGCCTATTGAGCTGGATGGTCCTCGAGAAGTTACTCTCCACGGCCCATTGGACCCATTGGTTGCCCCGGATCGACAGTATAAGACATCGGTATCTTGGATTACTGGCGATACTACTGATGTGGTCGAGTCATTCTCCGTGTCATTGCTGTCAACTCTCCTGATGGACGGCTATGGTTCACCATTATACCGAGGCTTAATAGAAGCTGGCATGGGCGCTGATTGGAGTCCCAATGCAGGCTACGATAGCTATGCGAAGCGCGGAATCTTCTCAATTGGCCTTACTGGAGTGCAGGAATCCGATGTTCCCAAGATCAAAGGCAAAATTCAAGAGATTCTCCGCGATGCAAGGAACAAGGGCTTTGACCAGGGCAAGATTGACGGCACGCTTCACCAGCTCGAGCTTGCGCTCAAGCACAAAACGTCTACCTTTGGCTATTCTATGCTCAACAGGCTGAAGCCAAAGTGGTTCAACGGAAGTGATCCTTTTGACTCCTTGGCTTGGAACGATACAATTGCTGCTTTCCAGGCCAAGATGGCCGAGGGCGGCTACTTGGAAGGATTGATGGACAAATACCTGCTGAACGACAACACTTTGACTTTCACGATGGCGCCATCAGCGACCTTTGGAGATGACCTGATCGCCGAGGAACAAGCGCGGCTGTCTTCCAAAATCCAAGACGCCGTGAACAAGGCCGGAAGCGAGGAGAGTGCACGCCAGCAATTCGAGAAGCAGGAACAGGAGCTGTTGGTGGAACAGAACAAGACTAACACGGAGGATTTGAGCTGTCTGCCTACTGTCCATGTCAAGGATATTCCAAGGTCAAAAGAGCCAACGGTAGTCCGAGATGAAATTGCAAATGGTATTCCCATCCAGTGGCGGGAAGCTCCAACCAATGGCCTTACGTATTTCCGCGCCATCAACACATTGGAAAACTTGCCTGACGATCTTCGAGAGCTTATCCCTCTATTTACGGACAGCATCATGCGCCTAGGTACAAAGGACATGACCATGGAGCAGCTCGAGGATCTCATCAAACTCAAGACTGGAGGTGTTTCTGTTGGATACCATTCCACACCTTCGCCAATCGATTATACTCAGTCTAGTGAAGGTATCATTTTTACTGGAATGGCGCTCGACAGGAACGTGCCTGTTATGTACGACATTCTGCGCAAGTTGGTGCAGGAGACCGATTTTGATAGTCCGGAGGCCTCACTGCGAATTcgacagctgctgcaggcctCAGCGGATGGGGTTGTCAACGACATTGCTTCTTCTGGACACCGATTTGCAATGGGCCACGCCGAGTCCAGCCTGACCCGCAGCGCCTGGCTGAGGCAGCAAATCGGCGGTTTGTCACAGGTCAAACTAGTTACTTCGCTGACCAGCCGGCCCGAGTCCGACCAGCTAGAGGATGTCATTGGCAAACTCAAGAAGATCCAGACTTTTGCTCTGACTAGCGGTAAGATGCGCACGGCCCTTACGTGCGGCACCGAGAATGTGCAGGAAAACTTGAACTCTCTGAAGAGCTTTACGGGCGGACTGCCCCAGGAAGCATCAGGGGTAGCAAGCAAGGGCCCGTCACCCCTCCCTAAGGACAGCAAAGCATTCTTTCCTCTGCCATATCAAGTCTATTATGGAGGCCTCTCTGTTGCCACGACATCATATACCTCACCCGAGGGTGCGCCGCTCCAGATCCTTGCACAACTGCTGACACACAAACATCTCCACCACGAGATTCGAGAAAAGGGCGGTGCCTACGGCGGCGGGGCTTACTCTAAAGCATTGGATGGCCTATTCGGATTCTACTCGTACCGCGATCCTAACCCGCAGAACACATTGAGTATTATGCGCAATGCAGGACGCTGGGCAGTGGAGAAGGAATGGAGCGATCGAGACctggaagaagccaagatTTCTGTGTTCCAAGGAGTTGACGCTCCAAAGTCTGTGAACCAGGAGGGCATGGCAAGATTCCTATCTGGCATTACGGATGagatgaagcagaagaagagagagcagctgcTAGACGTGACAAAGGATCAAGTCAGAGCGGTGGCACAAAAGTTCCTTGTTGAACCCATTGAGAAGGGAGAGGAGCGCACAACTTTCCTGGGAGAAAAGCAAGGCTGGGTGGATGGAACATGGACCGTTCATGAGATGAATGTAAACGGCTCTCAGGAGTAA
- the CYM1 gene encoding Mitochondrial presequence protease (BUSCO:EOG092D091W~MEROPS:MER0015270), whose product MLRNAANAARKTVTDLALYPKPGAKLHGFTVVRAKHVPELELTALQLQHDKTGADYLHIARDDSNNVFSIGFKTNPPDDTGVPHILEHTTLCGSEKYPIRDPFFKMLPRTLSNFMNAMTASDHTFYPFATTNEQDFKNLMSVYLDATLHPLLKQSDFQQEGWRIGPENPTAEDAEGKKLVFKGVVYNEMKGQMSDAGYLYYIRFHDHIFPDINNSGGDPQKITDLTYEQLKNFHAENYHPSNAKLFTYGDMPLADHLQEVDARLQAFEKIAKDKVIHLPIELDGPREVTLHGPLDPLVAPDRQYKTSVSWITGDTTDVVESFSVSLLSTLLMDGYGSPLYRGLIEAGMGADWSPNAGYDSYAKRGIFSIGLTGVQESDVPKIKGKIQEILRDARNKGFDQGKIDGTLHQLELALKHKTSTFGYSMLNRLKPKWFNGSDPFDSLAWNDTIAAFQAKMAEGGYLEGLMDKYLLNDNTLTFTMAPSATFGDDLIAEEQARLSSKIQDAVNKAGSEESARQQFEKQEQELLVEQNKTNTEDLSCLPTVHVKDIPRSKEPTVVRDEIANGIPIQWREAPTNGLTYFRAINTLENLPDDLRELIPLFTDSIMRLGTKDMTMEQLEDLIKLKTGGVSVGYHSTPSPIDYTQSSEGIIFTGMALDRNVPVMYDILRKLVQETDFDSPEASLRIRQLLQASADGVVNDIASSGHRFAMGHAESSLTRSAWLRQQIGGLSQVKLVTSLTSRPESDQLEDVIGKLKKIQTFALTSGKMRTALTCGTENVQENLNSLKSFTGGLPQEASGVASKGPSPLPKDSKAFFPLPYQVYYGGLSVATTSYTSPEGAPLQILAQLLTHKHLHHEIREKGGAYGGGAYSKALDGLFGFYSYRDPNPQNTLSIMRNAGRWAVEKEWSDRDLEEAKISVFQGVDAPKSVNQEGMARFLSGITDEMKQKKREQLLDVTKDQVRAVAQKFLVEPIEKGEERTTFLGEKQGWVDGTWTVHEMNVNGSQE is encoded by the exons ATGTTGCGAAACGCAGCAAATGCGGCTCGAAAGACCGTGACGGATCTCGCGCTGTATCCGAAGCCTGGTGCCAAGCTCCACGGCTTTACTGTCGTCCGAGCAAAGCACGTTCCAGAGCTGGAACTAACCGCACTGCAACTGCAGCACGACAAAACCGGCGCCGATTATCTGCACATCGCTCGCGATGACTCCAACAATGTCTTCTCCATCGGCTTCAAGACGAATCCTCCGGACGATACTGGTGTCCCTCACATTCTAGAGCACACCACTCTCTGCGGCAGCGAAAA ATATCCTATTCGAGATcccttcttcaagatgctGCCCCGGACGCTTTCCAACTTCATGAATGCGATGACAGCTTCAGACCACACCTTTTATCCCTTTGCGACGACGAACGAACAGGATTTCAAGAACCTCATGTCAGTGTATCTCGACGCAACACTCCATCCTCTGTTGAAGCAATCCGACTTTCAGCAGGAGGGCTGGCGAATCGGGCCTGAGAACCCGACGGCAGAGGACGCGGAGGGAAAGAAGCTTGTCTTCAAGGGCGTTGTGTATAATGAGATGAAGGGACAGATGTCGGATGCGGGATATCTCTACTACATTCGATTCCACGACCATATCTTCCCCGACATCAACAACTCTGGCGGCGACCCGCAAAAGATTACGGATTTGACCTATGAGCAGCTGAAGAATTTCCATGCCGAAAACTATCATCCAAGTAATGCGAAGCTGTTTACCTATGGAGATATGCCCCTGGCAGACCACCTGCAGGAGGTTGACGCCAGGTTGCAGGCTTTTGAGAAGATTGCCAAGGACAAGGTTATTCATTTGCCTATTGAGCTGGATGGTCCTCGAGAAGTTACTCTCCACGGCCCATTGGACCCATTGGTTGCCCCGGATCGACAGTATAAGACATCGGTATCTTGGATTACTGGCGATACTACTGATGTGGTCGAGTCATTCTCCGTGTCATTGCTGTCAACTCTCCTGATGGACGGCTATGGTTCACCATTATACCGAGGCTTAATAGAAGCTGGCATGGGCGCTGATTGGAGTCCCAATGCAGGCTACGATAGCTATGCGAAGCGCGGAATCTTCTCAATTGGCCTTACTGGAGTGCAGGAATCCGATGTTCCCAAGATCAAAGGCAAAATTCAAGAGATTCTCCGCGATGCAAGGAACAAGGGCTTTGACCAGGGCAAGATTGACGGCACGCTTCACCAGCTCGAGCTTGCGCTCAAGCACAAAACGTCTACCTTTGGCTATTCTATGCTCAACAGGCTGAAGCCAAAGTGGTTCAACGGAAGTGATCCTTTTGACTCCTTGGCTTGGAACGATACAATTGCTGCTTTCCAGGCCAAGATGGCCGAGGGCGGCTACTTGGAAGGATTGATGGACAAATACCTGCTGAACGACAACACTTTGACTTTCACGATGGCGCCATCAGCGACCTTTGGAGATGACCTGATCGCCGAGGAACAAGCGCGGCTGTCTTCCAAAATCCAAGACGCCGTGAACAAGGCCGGAAGCGAGGAGAGTGCACGCCAGCAATTCGAGAAGCAGGAACAGGAGCTGTTGGTGGAACAGAACAAGACTAACACGGAGGATTTGAGCTGTCTGCCTACTGTCCATGTCAAGGATATTCCAAGGTCAAAAGAGCCAACGGTAGTCCGAGATGAAATTGCAAATGGTATTCCCATCCAGTGGCGGGAAGCTCCAACCAATGGCCTTACGTATTTCCGCGCCATCAACACATTGGAAAACTTGCCTGACGATCTTCGAGAGCTTATCCCTCTATTTACGGACAGCATCATGCGCCTAGGTACAAAGGACATGACCATGGAGCAGCTCGAGGATCTCATCAAACTCAAGACTGGAGGTGTTTCTGTTGGATACCATTCCACACCTTCGCCAATCGATTATACTCAGTCTAGTGAAGGTATCATTTTTACTGGAATGGCGCTCGACAGGAACGTGCCTGTTATGTACGACATTCTGCGCAAGTTGGTGCAGGAGACCGATTTTGATAGTCCGGAGGCCTCACTGCGAATTcgacagctgctgcaggcctCAGCGGATGGGGTTGTCAACGACATTGCTTCTTCTGGACACCGATTTGCAATGGGCCACGCCGAGTCCAGCCTGACCCGCAGCGCCTGGCTGAGGCAGCAAATCGGCGGTTTGTCACAGGTCAAACTAGTTACTTCGCTGACCAGCCGGCCCGAGTCCGACCAGCTAGAGGATGTCATTGGCAAACTCAAGAAGATCCAGACTTTTGCTCTGACTAGCGGTAAGATGCGCACGGCCCTTACGTGCGGCACCGAGAATGTGCAGGAAAACTTGAACTCTCTGAAGAGCTTTACGGGCGGACTGCCCCAGGAAGCATCAGGGGTAGCAAGCAAGGGCCCGTCACCCCTCCCTAAGGACAGCAAAGCATTCTTTCCTCTGCCATATCAAGTCTATTATGGAGGCCTCTCTGTTGCCACGACATCATATACCTCACCCGAGGGTGCGCCGCTCCAGATCCTTGCACAACTGCTGACACACAAACATCTCCACCACGAGATTCGAGAAAAGGGCGGTGCCTACGGCGGCGGGGCTTACTCTAAAGCATTGGATGGCCTATTCGGATTCTACTCGTACCGCGATCCTAACCCGCAGAACACATTGAGTATTATGCGCAATGCAGGACGCTGGGCAGTGGAGAAGGAATGGAGCGATCGAGACctggaagaagccaagatTTCTGTGTTCCAAGGAGTTGACGCTCCAAAGTCTGTGAACCAGGAGGGCATGGCAAGATTCCTATCTGGCATTACGGATGagatgaagcagaagaagagagagcagctgcTAGACGTGACAAAGGATCAAGTCAGAGCGGTGGCACAAAAGTTCCTTGTTGAACCCATTGAGAAGGGAGAGGAGCGCACAACTTTCCTGGGAGAAAAGCAAGGCTGGGTGGATGGAACATGGACCGTTCATGAGATGAATGTAAACGGCTCTCAGGAGTAA
- a CDS encoding uncharacterized protein (EggNog:ENOG41) has protein sequence MPATHVETALTNGHDAHAHSSPAAKKAKGKRGMDSSEASRLLQARISQLEQDAAGEKDQEMEIEREVKRANRDLLQQVSKMDDMQKIEHLMRRSSELLADMRRLERENQKNKKRGDALQKERDASRTELSKTVGLKEKLEKLCRELQRDNNKMKNENKELQSTQKRNNAAWDEKFASLLSKLEGYQEEKDTPKKQVVDMEMDELFRVRFKSFIEQYELRELHFHSLMRTKELEVQYHLSRHDREKKNAEAEANKARHLQNQVGAFTKTETELRNQLNVYVDKFKQVEDTLNNSNDLFLSFRKEMEDMSKKGKRLEKENETLKRQKEATTANIIQLAEERQDWKRKIDAADKKNEKLMSIIQQMQQQGRKVPRETPSTVEASTVEVCPPDNHGHGATEGEGEESEYSEEEGEEEGLSEFDDDTEEEPQPSEQGPPVPYGPERPPQPTTNGH, from the exons ATGCCGGCAACTCATGTGGAGACGGCCCTCACAAATGGCCACGATGCGCATGCCCACTCGTCACCTGCTGCGAAGAAAGCCAAGGGAAAGAGGGGGATGGATTCGTCCGAAGCTTCGCGCCTCCTCCAGGCCCGTATCTCGCAGCTGGAGCAGGATGCCGCTGGAGAGAAAGACCAAGAGATGGAAATAG AAAGAGAAGTAAAGCGCGCCAATCGAGATCTTCTACAACAGGTATCCAAGATGGACGACATGCAAAAAATTGAGCATCTTATGAGGCGCTCAAGTGAATTGTTAGCCGACATGCGACGCCTGGAAAGAGAAAaccagaagaacaagaaacgcGGAGACGCACTCCAGAAAGAACGAGATGCTAGCCGTACAGAACTGAGCAAGACCGTGGGATTGAAGGAGAAACTTGAAAAGCTGTGTCGAGAACTGCAAAGAGACAACAACAAGATGAAG AATGAGAACAAAGAGCTCCAGAGTACGCAGAAGCGAAATAACGCCGCTTGGGACGAAAAATTCGCAAGCTTGTTATCGAAACTAGAGGGatatcaagaagaaaaggacacCCCCAAGAAACAAGTAGTGGACATGGAAATGGATGAATT GTTCCGGGTTCGGTTCAAATCCTTCATTGAGCAGTATGAGTTGCGCGAACTGCATTTTCACTCTCTCATGCGGACCAAAGAGCTCGAAGTGCAGTACCACTTATCCCGCCATGacagggagaagaagaatgccgaagccgaagcgAATAAAGCGCGCCATTTGCAGAACCAGGTCGGAGCGTTTACCAAGACCGAGACGGAGCTTCGGAATCAGCTGAATGTATATGTGGATAAGTTCAAACAG GTGGAGGATACTCTTAATAATAGCAACGACCTGTTTCTCTCATTCCGAAAAGAAATGGAGGATATGtcgaagaagggcaagcgcttggagaaggaaaatgagACGCTGAAACGTCAAAAAGAGGCGACCACGGCGAATATCATCCAATTGGCGGAAGAGCGGCAAGACTGGAAGCGGAAGATTGACGCTGCCGACAAGAAGAACGAGAAGCTCATGAGCATCAtccagcagatgcagcaaCAAGGGCGGAAAGTTCCACGGGAGACTCCCAGCACGGTAGAGGCCAGCACAGTAGAAGTGTGTCCTCCGGATAATCACGGGCATGGAGCCACAGAAGGtgagggcgaggagagcGAATATtccgaggaggagggcgaggaggaagggCTTAGTGAATTCGATGATGATACGGAAGAGGAGCCTCAGCCGAGCGAACAGGGACCGCCGGTGCCCTATGGCCCGGAACGCCCGCCTCAGCCAACCACGAATGGACATTAG
- the SPE1 gene encoding Ornithine decarboxylase, whose product MVMATAVLDNYVQNVIHNHVVKKKPQYLGALQNNVALDPKQLIGEAFRQRVGAVNHEVCDPGEEDTFFVADLGEVYRQHLRWKRNLPRIKPFYAVKCNPDPKVLQLLAALGTGFDCASKGEIEQVLGLGASPDHIIYAQPCKTNSYVRYVKSVGVKQMTFDNADELHKIAKLFPGAELFLRIMTDDTSSLCRLSMKFGAPMDTTESLLALAKELGLNVVGVSFHVGSGASDPAAFHKAVVDAHTVFQQARAYDFHLKVLDVGGGFSGETFETMAAVLDNALSEYFPSGCGVDIIAEPGRFYVATAFTIACNIIARRTVDDPAGQATSYMAYINDGVYGNFSSIMFDHQHPVAKILHSNGQTLYNTYAAEQCSVGNGIEYSIWGPTCDGIDLISQSSFFPCTLNVGDWLYFEDMGAYTKCSATQFNGFPNSHDTIYVCSEAGAKALLDL is encoded by the coding sequence ATGGTTATGGCAACAGCTGTCCTCGACAATTACGTCCAGAATGTCATCCATAATCATGTTGTAAAGAAGAAACCCCAGTATTTGGGTGCTCTTCAGAACAATGTTGCTCTCGATCCGAAGCAATTGATCGGCGAGGCCTTCCGCCAACGCGTGGGCGCCGTCAACCACGAGGTCTGCGACCCCGGCGAGGAAGACACCTTCTTTGTCGCAGACCTTGGTGAGGTTTATCGCCAGCATCTCCGCTGGAAGAGGAACCTCCCCCGCATCAAGCCATTCTATGCCGTCAAGTGCAACCCTGACCCCAAGgtgctccagctccttgccGCTCTCGGCACTGGCTTTGATTGCGCCTCCAAGGGAGAGATTGAACaggtccttggccttggtgccAGCCCCGACCACATCATCTATGCCCAACCCTGCAAGACCAACTCCTATGTCCGCTATGTCAAGTCTGTTGGTGTCAAGCAGATGACCTTTGACAATGCCGATGAGCTCCATAAGATTGCCAAGCTTTTCCCAGGCGCCGAGCTCTTCCTCCGTATCATGACGGACGATACGTCCAGTCTGTGCCGCCTCAGCATGAAGTTTGGTGCTCCCATGGACACCACCGAGAGTCTCCTTGCCCTGGCCAAAGAGCTTGGACTCAACGTGGTCGGCGTGAGCTTCCACGTGGGATCCGGCGCCTCTGACCCTGCTGCCTTCCACAAGGCCGTCGTCGACGCCCACACCGTCTTCCAGCAGGCTCGTGCCTACGACTTTCACCTGAAGGTCCTCGATGTCGGTGGAGGCTTTTCTGGAGAGACCTTTGAGACCATGGCTGCTGTTCTTGACAATGCTCTTTCCGAGTACTTCCCCTCTGGGTGCGGCGTTGATATCATTGCCGAGCCTGGACGTTTCTATGTTGCTACAGCCTTCACCATTGCTTGCAACATCATCGCTCGTCGCACTGTCGATGACCCCGCCGGCCAAGCTACCAGTTACATGGCTTACATCAACGACGGAGTCTATGGCAATTTCTCGAGCATCATGTTCGACCATCAACACCCCGTTGCCAAGATCCTCCACTCCAATGGCCAAACCCTCTACAACACCTACGCTGCCGAGCAGTGCTCGGTCGGCAATGGTATCGAGTATTCGATCTGGGGTCCCACTTGTGATGGTATCGATCTCATCAGCCAGAGCTCTTTCTTCCCATGCACTCTCAACGTTGGCGACTGGCTCTACTTTGAGGACATGGGTGCCTACACCAAGTGCTCTGCCACTCAGTTCAATGGATTCCCCAACTCGCACGACACCATTTACGTCTGCAGCGAGGCTGGTGCAAAGGCCCTCTTGGATCTCTAA
- a CDS encoding uncharacterized protein (EggNog:ENOG41~SECRETED:SignalP(1-15)), translating to MKSLQILSLAALAAGSPIGSIQEYTRILKARQSDTSFTTTQAELNNFQFYSQYAGASYCNSATPAGQAVTCADNVCPDVAGTVVNSFTGSVTGIGGFVAVDSAHQLIVLSVRGSNNLRNFITDVVFAFTDCSFADGCEVHDGFNDAWNEIADAATAAISQAVAANPGFKIVTTGHSLGGAVATLAAATLRTQGYNIDIYTYGSPRVGNDVFANFVTAQPGGEFRVTHFDDPVPRLPPILFDYRHVSPEYWLSTGSATTIDYTISQIEVCTGIANTDCNAGTSGLDVSAHSYYLEDISGCASSAFQFKRDDGNSGYNQTVIDRINKWAEEDRALVASGQA from the exons ATGAAGTCCTTACagattctctctcttgctgcCCTTGCGGCCGGTAGCCCCATTGGATCTATCCAAGAATATACTCGCATTCTCAAGGCTCGCC AAAGCGACACCAGCTTCACCACCACACAAGCTGAGCTCAACAACTTCCAATTCTACAGCCAGTATGCCGGAGCTTCTTACTGCAACTCCGCCACGCCTGCCGGTCAGGCCGTCACATGCGCCGACAACGTCTGCCCTGACGTTGCCGGAACTGTCGTCAACTCCTTCAC CGGCTCCGTAACCGGCATTGGCGGCTTCGTCGCCGTCGACAGCGCCCACCAGCTCATCGTCCTCTCCGTCCGCGGCAGCAACAACCTCCGCAACTTCATCACCGACGTCGTCTTCGCCTTCACCGACTGCAGCTTCGCCGACGGCTGCGAGGTCCACGACGGCTTCAACGACGCCTGGAACGAAATCGCcgacgccgccaccgccgccatcaGCCAGGCCGTCGCCGCCAACCCGGGCTTCAAGATCGTCACCACGGGCCACTCCCTCGGCGGTGCTGTCGCCACCCTCGCGGCCGCCACTCTCCGCACCCAGGGCTACAACATCGACATCTACACCTATGGATCTCCCCGCGTGGGCAACGACGTCTTTGCCAACTTCGTCACTGCCCAGCCCGGCGGCGAGTTCCGCGTCACCCACTTCGACGACCCTGTTCCTCGTCTGCCTCCCATCCTCTTCGACTACCGCCACGTCTCTCCCGAGTACTGGCTGTCTACCGGAAGTGCCACAACCATTGACTACACAATCTCTCAGATCGAGGTCTGCACCGGCATTGCCAACACCGACTGCAACGCCGGCACTTCTGGCCTTGACGTCTCCGCTCACTCGTACTACTTGGAGGACATCTCGGGATGCGCTTCCTCTGCTTTTCAGTTCAAGCGTGATGATGGCAACTCGGGCTATAACCAGACTGTTATTGACAGGATCAACAAGTGGGCTGAAGAGGACCGAGCTCTTGTTGCCTCTGGGCAGGCATAA